Sequence from the Candidatus Saccharibacteria bacterium oral taxon 488 genome:
TCTAGTGTCCCCCGCCCGAAGCCATGTTTTTTTACAGGATCAACCAGAGGTGAATAGGTATACTCGGTATATGAATAGCCGATAGTCCTTATCATGTGCCGAATGTGGCTATCATGTCGAGTTGATAGAGTTATCGCTCGTATGGCACGACGATTAAGAGATATAAGATATGTTGCTTGTAGTGGAATATCTATATTGATGTATTTACGATTATACCAATAAAACAACCTGCGACCGATACCAGATTTTGACAAAAGGCGCTTTGTGGTTATGTCGGCAACACCCTGCACGATATCGTGTTTTTTATTCGCCTCAACAATGTTCATTACATCCTCTATGCCGTCAATAGCGGGATTAGTTACTACCGCATAATCGCCAATCGCCCCCTCGAGACCAGCAATAATGGCGATGTCATATGTGTATTGTCGAGAGAGGCGGATAAGCCGCATACACGGTAATTCATCAAGGAGTCCACTAACAGCAATCACACTATTTTGACTCAAATCATTATCGACAATTATAATCTCATAATTTGTGTAGCTACCCATTAATCTCTGTGAGAGCCTGCGACAATAGTCGGGAAAACCATCAAAGTCGCACGTTACGACAATAACCGACACAAAGATGTCTTGTTTACTCGATTTTTTATTTGTCTTAGTTGAACTATTTCTTGCCATATAGCTTGTCTAACTCCTCGTACACATCGTAAATATTATCTAGCTTACCGCCCATTATACAAACATACCCGTTGTAACCCAAGTGGGCCTTAAACAAAATAGGACGGCTATCATCATCTTCACTCTTAACGAGCACTGTCTTTACCTCAACGATCGACTCCTCGTATTTCATGTCCTTGAGGGCTGGGATAAAACGCACCACGTCGTTATACATTTGTTTATAATTACTCTGAAAAGAACTTTTGTCGAGATAGGCGTGTGTGTCAATTTTTTCAGCCGGCGTATCCTCGTTGTCAACCCATGACTCGTGCGGCGTATACCTGACATGAGAGAGTGTATATAATCCCCTGGAGGGAAACGGCATAATAGAGAAAAACGGACCGTCCATCACCGTAATACTAAAGTCCTTTAGATGCTCCGGCAAGCTCACCAAACACATCTCTGTAACTTCATGCTTCAAGCCAACAAGCGGTATATTTGATGCACGATGGAGCGTGTTAATGTTAGCATACGTGCAATTTAATACGAAGTCGCCCCTGAATTTGCCACCATTAGTAATAACGCACAGTCCATCTGGCGTTTCATCAATCATCGTAACGCGACAGCCAGTGTGAAGCGTTATTCCCGGACGATCGTTAATTTGCCGTAGTAAGTCGTCTCTCAGGGCGTGGGCATTAAAGGCATATTCTTTAACCTTAAAAACTTCTTCAATGAGATTTTTATTAAACATTTTTTGAATGTTTGGCGGAGCTACCGCTATATCTGCCTCGATCTTATCCGCAAAATTCTTGAATTGATGCGCATTAACCTTGGATAGATGCTTGGCAACAGCATAGTATTTATTAAAATCTGAATGAATTGCCGTCCCAAACTGTTTTGTAAAGCGCGGAAAATTAACTGCCGAACGATATCCCGTTAGAATACTTCTAGGGTAGTGGTAGCCATTGTGTACCCTAGCCTGATTAACATATGACGCCCGAGTCATTGTCTGTTTTTCTTTCTCTAAAATATCAATATTCTTGACACCCAGGGTGTCGTACAGGTACAGCGCTACACTCAATCCATAAAAACCACCGCCAATTATCACCGTTTTGTTACGCACGTTTTCTCCATTTTTTAACCATATTGCCAACATACAAACCAACTATCATATAGACAAACAGAAGTAGCGGCATATAAAATACGATACCGTTAATGTGAGCATGTGGCAAGGCATGTCCAGGCATAAGAATTAACCAACTCAGCGCCCCAGCTAATGAAATGTGTAACGACCATAGGAATGAACGATAATACTTGAAGGACGGGTGTCGCCTCTTAAGATAGAATAACACTAAATACCCCACAAGTACCCAAACGAGTATCGACTGAACGATCTCACCAAACACCCCCTTGATCGACAGCGGCAAGCTCAGTGCCGGCAATAGTACATAGTTACCTGCGTTTATTGCTAGATACTGATATGTTGAGCCTCTATCTTTTGCCAGCTCCTCCATATTAATGAATCGATTGGCAAATTTATACGATTCAGGTAGAAGCGTCTTTAAGTTACCAACAGCATGTGTTCGCATCTTTCGAATTCCCGAAAGCCCTCTCTCCGATGCCCGCTCATTAATCATCTTGAGAGCGGTGTCTGAGGAGTGATAGTAATCAGAGAGTGCCATAAAGTTGGTTGCGTACGCACCAACAAAGGCCACAACAACCACGATACATGTCATGACGGCGTGCTTCCAGAGGCTGATAACTTTTTGTTTATTATTGACGAGTTCAAAGAATATGATTGGTACAAATACAGATATAGCAATTGTTGATATATACTCATAGCCGCCCAGAAGTTTTAAGAATAGCAATATGGTTTCACCGAGGTAGAATAGCCACATTTTCTTTGATGACTTACAGTATGAGTAACTCAGAAAGGCAAAGGTAAACGGAGCAAACATGAGCGGCTCTATCCAGTACATGTTTTGGGCGTAGCCGACAATCCACGGGCTAAATGCAACCAGTATCGCGAATACTGCTGCAGCAACAAAACCAAATAATTTCCTAACCCTAAGAGCTACCAGAGCCATAATGACCGCCATGACCGCGGACAGGACCACGTTAACCTTCTTAAAATACGATGGTAGTTTTGCACTATCTTTTGGCGCCAACGCCGTAATTATTCTCGCCTGCAGACCATATTGCGAAGCATAGGGTTTGAGCAGGCTGGCGTCGCAATCTTCAGCCATCATAACTGAATTATAATCTTCATTTTTAGTGACGATTAGTGGTCCGCTATAGCTAGATTTTTCCTTACAACGAGCTGTTTTTTCTATTATGGCTGATGAGTCGCGCTGAAAACCATCAAACCATTCGCGCCACAAACCGACTCCAAAAATATTACCAAAGAAAGATAAAAACAAAACTCCCCAGACAACTCCAAAAAACAGTATGCTCTTTTTTCGCTCCATAATACTTACCATATAGTATCATAACTTAACAATAGACTAAAGTGACTACCTAAATTATAATAGCGTCATGAAACCACTTTTATCTATCATCGTTACCGCCCATCACGAGGGCCTTATTGCTCATAAAACTATGCGCTCCATTGAACGTGCTGTTAGCCTGCTTCGTGATAGCGATATTTCTTACGAAATAATTATATCAATTGACCGTGGCGATGAAGAAACAATTCGCTACTTCAGTAATTATACCGCTCTACCGATCGCTATACACCAATGGGATCATGGCGACCTCGCACAGTCTCGCAATAGTGCAATCACCAGGGCACATGGTCGTTTTATCGCATTTATTGACGCGGATGATTTAATGAGCGCTAACTGGTTGCGCGATGGTGTACAATTTTTAACAGCCCATTCCTATGGTAAGTACGTTGCTCATAGCGCATATACTATTGAGTTTGAGGGGGCGAGCGCCATTGTCGAAAAAGTCGGCCATACTAACAAAGACCGCGACACCCTGCTGAGTGTACTTTCGGGACGATGGAACTCGGTCATTATTGCGCCAAGTACTTTACTTCGCCAATTCCCATATACACCAAATAGCCCCGGATATGGCTACGAGGATTGGTTTATGAGCTGTCAGTTCATCCAGCATGGTGTCAAAAATGTCCTCATTCCGGAAACCGCTATCTTTGTTCGCCGTAAGGCCACCGGCTCGGAATGGGCACGTCAAAAAACTAGCCGCTCAGTGCTCCACGCCCACCCACTCTTTAGTCCATCGCACTTTCGTACCATCAAGCTTGACTCGGTTGCCACGCCTACCTCAGAGCAGCGGCGCCAAACGAAAAATACCATTAAGGAATTGATGGTTCGTTCTCGCATCCCACTGGGGTTAGTCAAGCGACCGCTCGCAATTATCCGACGCGGACGCAATGTGCTCAAAAAAAAGAAGTCGACACCGGCGACCGAGGTGCTGCCAGCGTGGCTTGATGCTGAATGGCGAGCATTACATCATATTGAGAAACTAATTTTTCCACCACATCCATTGCCGACAGTATACCACACAATTACTGATGATCATTATCGTGTTGGCTTGGCGTACTGGCAAATATGTCGTGATTTACGAAACGACACCTATGATTATGTGCTGTTCGTACCGTGGCTCAAGCGTGGTGGTGCTGATCTATTTGCTCTTAACTACGCCAACACCGCTGCATCACTCGGCAAGAAAGTTTTGGTTATTGCCACAAATGAAGTTGACGCTAATTACTCAGAGTGGCGACCACGCCTTAACATCGACGTAGATTTCGTGCCGTTTGGGACAATTACTCGATTTTTCCCTGCGGAGCAGAAATATAGACTTCTAGAGCAACTGATCGAAAATATCCACGTGCCGGTGCTCCATATCCTCAATTCAGAGCTAGCCTATGATTTTGTGCGAGATCACGCAGTGTATATCAAGGCCACCGGCAAAAAAGTTATTGCTACATCCTATAGTCAAAGCACTGATGAAACCGGACGAGTGTTTGGCTTTTCGCACAGTCACCTACCGCAGGTCTATCACCTGCTGGCCGAGATAACTACCGACAATGAAGCCGTCAAGTCGATGTGGGTTAATGAATATGCTTATAACGCGGATATAATCACCGTTCATCATCAGCCGCTTGATAGCAGTGCGTACACACCGATAACAGAGCTGGCCGGTCAAAGGCGGGTTCTTTGGGCGTCCCGCCTATCACCAGAGAAATTACCTCAATTAGTTGCAGTTATCGCTGATCTATTGCCTGATGATGTCCACATCGATATGTACGGTGATGCATCGAGCGAGTTTCCCGCCCATAAACTACCATCCCATCCACGGGTTCATTATCGCGGTGGCTTTAATGGTGTACCGTCACTGCCTGTTGACAACTATGACGCTTTTCTCTATACATCGCTCTTTGATGGCATGCCAAATACACCAATTGAGATAGCCCTGTGTGGATTGCCGTTGGTGGCAGCGCGCGTTGGTGGAGTAGCAGACTTTGTTGGTGCATATGGACAGATTGTTGATGATGTCACCAATCCAAAAGCCTACGCTGAAGCGTTAACTGTTGTTCTGGACAATCCCAAGACAGCGTTTGCTAACGCCCAAGCTCTGCGAAAGCAGGCACTACGTAATTTTTCGCAGAAAAGGTTTTTGACGGAAGTAAGGCGCATGCTCAAGCGGTAGTTGTCCGCAGTTGTCGCTCTACTCGCGCACCCTCATCTCCCCTCTAACCGCCTCATTACCAGTCTCAAGCGGTGGGGTAGCGTATTCATGCCAGGTGCGACCGTCAAAGGTAGAGAAATAGGCGCGGTAGACACCGACTGGGAAGGAACGAGTGGTCTTGAATTCTTGTTCTTGGTTAGGCTGAATGGTGGTTGGCCTGAGGCAGCCGAGATCGTAGTTTACTCCGTGCTGGTTGCGCATAATGAGACAGGTGCGGTTAGTGGTGGTGATGGGTTGGCTGGCAAAGTTCTTGATCTTAAAGGTGGTAGTGACTGGCTCGCCGGCACGTGGAGAGGGGTTAGAGAAAGTGATGCCCTGGGTGAGGGTGGGGTTGGGGAGAATGGTGAATGATAAGCTAGCTACCTCCTTGCCAGTCAACCCCGGTAGCGCCACCCCTTCGTGCCAGCGACTGCCGTCGTATAGCGCAAAGAAGGCTCTATACGTACCCGGCTTGTCAAAAAGACGACTGAGCGAAAACTGCATGCTACTATTTGGAGCAATTCCCTTTGTCGATTGACAGCCAAGGTCATGGTTCTCGCCACGTGGACCCCGAACAATGTAGCACAAGCGCTGATCAGTCTGTGACACCGCCGAACTAAGATTACGCAGGGTGAACGAGCCGGTCAGCTTGTCACCAGCACGCGCTCGCGCTGGCGTTATCGATAATCCCTGTGACATAACGACATCTTGCAGCACCCTCATCTCACCCTTCACCGCCTCGTTACCAGTCTCAAGTGGTGGAGCGGCATATTCGTGCCACGTACGGCCGTCAAAGGTGGAGAAGTAGGCGCGGTAGACACCAACTGGGAAGGAGCGAGTGGTCTTGAATTCTTGTTCTTGACCAGGTTGAATGGTGGTTGGTTGGAGGCAGCCGAGATCATAGTTTGCTCCATGTTGGTTGCGCATAATGAGACAGGTGCGGTTAGTGGTGGTGATGGGTTGGCTGGCAAAGTTCTTGATCTTAAAGGTGGTAGTGACTGGCTCGCCGGCACGTGGAGAGGGGTTAGAGAAAGTGATGCCCTGGGTGAGGGTGGGGTTGGGGAGAATGGTGAATTGCGCCCGGTTACCAGCACTAGCTGGCGTTGGCACCGGATACTGCGCCTCGGTCCAGGTTGTCCCCTTGTCAAGCGTACCACTCACTCGCGCCTTGTATAGACCACTTTCTCGTGGAATAAACTCTTGGTCATAGGCATAGGTTGCACCCGGCGCAAGGCTATTAACCGTATCAAAGCGAGCGTCGGCATTTCGTCCGCTCGGACTAGTAATTGCCGCGCCAAAATAACCGAGGTCGATTGGCTTCGGACTATTGTTTTTAACCGTGAAGCGGATCCGCGTTGATTGCCCAACGTGAGTTTGTTGGTTCTGAATAGTTACTGGGGAAGTTACTGTTGGCGCCGTCTGCACAAACGTCGACACTTCGCGGCTATGGCCCGGAGCTGATTCTGGATAATTATTACTCCAACCGTTGCCCTCACGGTAATTTGTGATCCAGAATTTATAATTCTCCTCTTTCGTTAACTTAGTTGTCACTCGGTAGGTATATGTCTGCCATGGCTCAAGAATAACCCGTTGGCTACCAAAGTCATAGTTGTTCCACTTGCTATCACGGGCAGCTATTGCCATAGTGCCTAGATTACGGCGCTGATTTGTGGCGTTACGGATAGTGAACGATGCAGTTATGGTCATGTCCGTAAACAATTTTGACCCGGTCCCCTCCGTTCTCACTGACAGCGGCGATTCAATTCGCACAGATTTCAGTGGCGAACCAAACCATTCGTTAAAGAAGCGCCAAAAATTACGATTACCATACGCGCCACAATGTGCCGTTCCTGGATAGGCGTCAAGGGCACCTTGATTTGGCTGATATGGGGTATAGTTGTACAAGTTGGCTGTTGCTTGATTCTCGATATATACCCATGAGCCGCCGCAGGCTGCGTTTGTGTTATACTGGATATAATTTGACCGACCAGCCTTGTAGCGATATTCACCCGGCCGATTAGTATATAGCCGGAATTGGCGCGCCGCCATCCGCAATTGATTGTACATGCCAGCATACTCATTTGAACAATTCGCTGTATTACCTGGTCCGCTGTCCGGACAAGCAAAGCCCATAGCATACTTGTACTGACTCTTGAGTGGCCAGACATCAGTAAATAACGACCCCTGTTCTTTCTTTAGTGTCACAAGCATTACTTGTGGATTAATGCCGAATTCTTTTGATACATTCCAAATAATATTGGCCACCGACAGGCCACCAGCAAACCAGCCGCCTCCTTTTTCAAACGAGGTTTCTTTCGTGCTTGGATTTTCATGATAATCACGCAGGCAGGCATACGGTGGGCCGTGCCAACCGCGTTTGGCTGCATATTGCGCTCGCGTACCTCCGCCATACTCGGACGGCCCAGTTCCCCACGTATCGCAGGCTGGCGTATGACTGTTGATAAAGTTTTGGATGTCTTGAACACTTGAAAATGTATTGGTGTCATAAAAAACATTGTCATCAATAATTCGCCCGGGACTCCATGGTGACAATGCTCCTGTTTTTGGCCAGAAGACAACCCCTAGACCAACAACACCAACGACGATCAGTGTATACCCGACACGCTTTAGCCAAGATAACTTCACACGCTGCAACCGAATCATCGTAGCCCCTCCTTACGGAACGACGGCCCGTTCGTAGACTCCCCGGCGTATACGCCCGACGAGTAAGCAACCTTGATCGACATGTCAGTGCCCGACGGCAACTCTGACAAGGGGATTTCAGCCATGCGACAGTTTGTTGAACTCGGCCCGGCGGACGCACTAGTTTGACGCGAAACTTGACCACCAGACCAGTAGACCGTGAAGGTACAGCTGCCACCATTTTCGACAATAGCGTTAACGCCGCCATCAATCTGTAGACGCTGGCGATCACCACTCAGACCGTAACCACTTACGATTGGCGTCACTGCTCGTTTTGAGCCGCGTTGCTCACCAGGACCGGCTGGCTTATCGGGGCTTCGACCATCGCGCTCTTCTGGCTTCGTCTTACTGTCGTCAACTTTCTTATTGCCATCTTTGTTGCTGTTATTTTCCTTTGCTCGGGACGAATTAGCATCATCCTTGGCCCGCTCTGTTTGTTGTGGCCGCGTTATCGCATAAACAACCGCTGCAATGGCAATCACGATGACCGCACTTACTAAACTAATTATTACAATCTTGGTCCTCTTTGGCGATGTTTGTTTAACTCGCATAGTGTTGTTTCCCCTGTTTTATCCTATCAGCTTAAGCATAACAGTTAATCGTTGGGTTTTCAATATTTTGCCAATAAAGATGCTATAATATCCCGTATGAATGCACAGAAATCCCAAGTTAAACCACCATTGGTGTCAATTATTACCGCCACCTATAATGACGAAACATACATTGAGTCCTCAATTCGCTCCGTGCTGTCACAAGATTTTACTGATTTCGAGTACCTTATTATTAATGATGGCTCAACCGATAATACAAAAAAAATCGTTCAGCGCCTTCAAAAAGAAGATAGCCGCATTCGCCTCATTAATCAAAAAAATAGTGGCCTCGTGGCTTCACTCAACCGCGGCATTACTGAAGCGCGTGGCACCTACATTGCCCGTATTGATGGCGACGATGAGTGGCTACCGCACAAGCTCAGGACTCAAGTCACTATGCTAGAGAAAAACAAAAACCTGGTTCTGGTTGGCGGTGGCGCAGAAATCATGAACCAAGATAGCGTACCAACTGGTTTTATTTTTAACGTTGCTCGTAACGAAGATATTAGACTCGGTCTTTGCATTTTTAATCAATTCTGTCATTCATCGGTCATTTATCGCCGCCAGGCAGCACTTGACGCTGGTCTTTACCCTGACACCTGTCCGGCTGAAGATTATGACCTGTTTAGTAAATTTGCCGAACATGGTGAGCTTGCCAACGTACCTTACCCTGTTTTTCGCTATCGCATTAGTGACGGCAGCATCTCGGCTAAACGGCGCGATGAGCAAAATCGTCTCGCTAAAAAGTTTTCGCTTCGCAACTGGGATATCGTTCAGCCGACGGTCACTAGTCGTGCCGACATCAAACGTGCTTTCGCCTATTATATCAAAAATCCAATTAACCATGATTTTGGAATTAGCCATAAACATGCCTATACGTTTGTACTCATGCGCATTGGTTATCGTATGCTTCAAAAGGGACAGGTTGGCAAGGGACTCCATCAGCTTTGGAACGTAGCATCAACCGGGCGTACTGCCGCCAAGATCGTTGTTAAGTGGGGACTTGATATCATCAGGATTAAGCTTAAACCATCACGTCGAAAAACAAAAACAGCAGCTTAGTAGTACGAAGACAGAAGATCACCAAACTATTGGACGGGCTATCCTTTTTATTTGTGATCGTGGCGCCACTGCCGCGGAATCAATGTTAATCCCCCAAACGACTGCCCAACCACTGAAAAGTCTTTCGTGATAGTAAATTCCTCGGCACGATAAGCAACGTCATACTTTACTGACCCATCGTGATTGAGGAGATTAACATCAACATAATACGACCCCGGGCCCAAGTTTGCTTCGATATCGAGTGTCAGTTTTTTATCCTTCGGTAGCCTAGCAAAACCCTCACGATTAGTAATAAAATTCGATACTAAATCACTGTCTTTGCGATATAAATCAACCATGATTGCTCGCGTCTTATCGTGACGCCAGGCGATATCAAACGAGATAGTCTCGCCAACCTTAAAGCTACGCTGTTTTTTACCTGTCGCGCCACGTATTGTAACATCAACATTTTCACCGGTATATTGCCTATTTCGGTCAATACTCGCGTCAATCACCGCCTGGTTAAGCCGACTATACTCGTCAGCTACCTGAACCGGGTTTCCCTCTTTAATAATCTTGCCATCCTGAATTAGCACAGCACGATTACAAAACTTCTTGACTGTTTCCATGTCATGTGTAACCAAGACAACTGTCTGCCCGCTGGCTTTATATTGCTCAAATATGTCGATACACTTGCGTTGAAAGGCTTCATCACCAACAGCTAATACTTCATCAAAAATCATAATATCATTACGCGCCTTGATTGCTACCGAAAACGCCAATCGTACCTGCATGCCCGACGAATAATTTTTTAACTTCTGATCCATAAACGGTTCAAGTTCAGCAAAGGCAACGATCTCATCATACATCGCCTCCATCTCTTTGCGAGTAAACCCGAGTAACGCCCCGTTCAAAAAAACATTGTCTCGGCCAGATAACTCTGGGTTGAAGCCAACGCCCAGTTCAATAAATGGCGTCAACTTACCGTTTAGCTGGACATCTCCACTCGTTGGTTGATATACACCGGCGAGAATCTTAAGCATGGTACTTTTTCCCGAGCCATTCCGACCAACAACGCCGAAAAAATCGCCCTGATTAACAGTAAAACTAACCCCGTCTAGTACTTTCTGGACGGTCTTTTTATTCCTCTTGACAATATTAACAAAAGCATGCTTGATGCTTGAGTTCTTGGTTTGCGGCAGCACAAACTCTTTATGTATATCCTTGATTATAATCGCCGGCTTCGTCATCTAAATGTCCTCCGCAAATGAACGTTGCTTACGCTGGAAATACCACCACCCCAGCCCAAACAGCCCGATGGTTATCATAATCGGAATAAACCACAACAACGGATTATGAAATGTTTGCCAAATTGTCTGAGAGGCGGGGTTACTAGGCATCAGTGTATGCCTGGCGTCTTGAATAATTTGCGTAACAGGGTTCAAAAACGCGACTTTCTGGATGACTGCAGGCATATAAATAATGGCGAAAATAATACCACTGGCGTAAAACCCAGCCTGCAACAAAATTTCCCAAATGTACGCGATATCACGAAATGTCACATAAAGCGCTGAGAGCAGGAGAGATAGGCCAATTGATAGCAAAAATAGCTGAGCAATTATCGGAATTAGTAGCAACCACAACAAAGTTGGCATCAAGCCACTTAGTAGTGCAAAAATTATCACCACAATCATCCCCAAGCCAAGGTTAATCAGCGCCGATACGGAGCTGGCAACCACTAAGAGGTGTCTCGGGATTGCCACCTTACGAATTAGTTGCCCATTTTCCACTACCGAACGAGTACCTACCATTGTTGCCTCAGAGAAAAAGTTCCACAGCACGACGCCAATTAATAACCAGACGCCAAAATATTCAATCCCTTTACTACCCTGTGGGAATGCATAGGTAAACAATACATACAAGATGCCGAATATGAACAGCGGCTTCAGAAGCGACCATACGTATCCGAGGGCAGAATTTTGGTAGCGAACCTTAAAGTCTGTGCTAACCATTGCGCGCAAAATTGCCCGATTTTTTTCATTACCAAAGAGATGTTTCACTCCCTGATTA
This genomic interval carries:
- a CDS encoding glycosyltransferase, which produces MARNSSTKTNKKSSKQDIFVSVIVVTCDFDGFPDYCRRLSQRLMGSYTNYEIIIVDNDLSQNSVIAVSGLLDELPCMRLIRLSRQYTYDIAIIAGLEGAIGDYAVVTNPAIDGIEDVMNIVEANKKHDIVQGVADITTKRLLSKSGIGRRLFYWYNRKYINIDIPLQATYLISLNRRAIRAITLSTRHDSHIRHMIRTIGYSYTEYTYSPLVDPVKKHGFGRGTLEALDIITSHSTHPLRFMSWVGFFASVVNLVYALYVVIIALTKKNVAEGWVSTSLELSGMFFILFLFMVILSEYIGKILVESRRDARYYVLDELSSTTSLANAERKNIAS
- a CDS encoding FAD-dependent oxidoreductase, producing MRNKTVIIGGGFYGLSVALYLYDTLGVKNIDILEKEKQTMTRASYVNQARVHNGYHYPRSILTGYRSAVNFPRFTKQFGTAIHSDFNKYYAVAKHLSKVNAHQFKNFADKIEADIAVAPPNIQKMFNKNLIEEVFKVKEYAFNAHALRDDLLRQINDRPGITLHTGCRVTMIDETPDGLCVITNGGKFRGDFVLNCTYANINTLHRASNIPLVGLKHEVTEMCLVSLPEHLKDFSITVMDGPFFSIMPFPSRGLYTLSHVRYTPHESWVDNEDTPAEKIDTHAYLDKSSFQSNYKQMYNDVVRFIPALKDMKYEESIVEVKTVLVKSEDDDSRPILFKAHLGYNGYVCIMGGKLDNIYDVYEELDKLYGKK
- a CDS encoding glycosyltransferase, whose translation is MKPLLSIIVTAHHEGLIAHKTMRSIERAVSLLRDSDISYEIIISIDRGDEETIRYFSNYTALPIAIHQWDHGDLAQSRNSAITRAHGRFIAFIDADDLMSANWLRDGVQFLTAHSYGKYVAHSAYTIEFEGASAIVEKVGHTNKDRDTLLSVLSGRWNSVIIAPSTLLRQFPYTPNSPGYGYEDWFMSCQFIQHGVKNVLIPETAIFVRRKATGSEWARQKTSRSVLHAHPLFSPSHFRTIKLDSVATPTSEQRRQTKNTIKELMVRSRIPLGLVKRPLAIIRRGRNVLKKKKSTPATEVLPAWLDAEWRALHHIEKLIFPPHPLPTVYHTITDDHYRVGLAYWQICRDLRNDTYDYVLFVPWLKRGGADLFALNYANTAASLGKKVLVIATNEVDANYSEWRPRLNIDVDFVPFGTITRFFPAEQKYRLLEQLIENIHVPVLHILNSELAYDFVRDHAVYIKATGKKVIATSYSQSTDETGRVFGFSHSHLPQVYHLLAEITTDNEAVKSMWVNEYAYNADIITVHHQPLDSSAYTPITELAGQRRVLWASRLSPEKLPQLVAVIADLLPDDVHIDMYGDASSEFPAHKLPSHPRVHYRGGFNGVPSLPVDNYDAFLYTSLFDGMPNTPIEIALCGLPLVAARVGGVADFVGAYGQIVDDVTNPKAYAEALTVVLDNPKTAFANAQALRKQALRNFSQKRFLTEVRRMLKR
- a CDS encoding glycosyltransferase, which translates into the protein MNAQKSQVKPPLVSIITATYNDETYIESSIRSVLSQDFTDFEYLIINDGSTDNTKKIVQRLQKEDSRIRLINQKNSGLVASLNRGITEARGTYIARIDGDDEWLPHKLRTQVTMLEKNKNLVLVGGGAEIMNQDSVPTGFIFNVARNEDIRLGLCIFNQFCHSSVIYRRQAALDAGLYPDTCPAEDYDLFSKFAEHGELANVPYPVFRYRISDGSISAKRRDEQNRLAKKFSLRNWDIVQPTVTSRADIKRAFAYYIKNPINHDFGISHKHAYTFVLMRIGYRMLQKGQVGKGLHQLWNVASTGRTAAKIVVKWGLDIIRIKLKPSRRKTKTAA
- a CDS encoding ATP-binding cassette domain-containing protein, encoding MTKPAIIIKDIHKEFVLPQTKNSSIKHAFVNIVKRNKKTVQKVLDGVSFTVNQGDFFGVVGRNGSGKSTMLKILAGVYQPTSGDVQLNGKLTPFIELGVGFNPELSGRDNVFLNGALLGFTRKEMEAMYDEIVAFAELEPFMDQKLKNYSSGMQVRLAFSVAIKARNDIMIFDEVLAVGDEAFQRKCIDIFEQYKASGQTVVLVTHDMETVKKFCNRAVLIQDGKIIKEGNPVQVADEYSRLNQAVIDASIDRNRQYTGENVDVTIRGATGKKQRSFKVGETISFDIAWRHDKTRAIMVDLYRKDSDLVSNFITNREGFARLPKDKKLTLDIEANLGPGSYYVDVNLLNHDGSVKYDVAYRAEEFTITKDFSVVGQSFGGLTLIPRQWRHDHK
- a CDS encoding ABC transporter permease, producing MKHLFGNEKNRAILRAMVSTDFKVRYQNSALGYVWSLLKPLFIFGILYVLFTYAFPQGSKGIEYFGVWLLIGVVLWNFFSEATMVGTRSVVENGQLIRKVAIPRHLLVVASSVSALINLGLGMIVVIIFALLSGLMPTLLWLLLIPIIAQLFLLSIGLSLLLSALYVTFRDIAYIWEILLQAGFYASGIIFAIIYMPAVIQKVAFLNPVTQIIQDARHTLMPSNPASQTIWQTFHNPLLWFIPIMITIGLFGLGWWYFQRKQRSFAEDI